The Subtercola sp. PAMC28395 genome segment GGCGTCACCTCACTCGAACTCGACATCACCGATCCGGAGCAAGTGGAACGCGCCGTCGCCCGGGTACTCGAAGACGTCGGCATTCCCGACGTCTTGGTGAATGCAGCAGGAATCATCGGCCGAGCGGCGCCGTCGCACGAGTCGACCCTGGAGGAATTCGACCGCATCTTCAACGTGAATGTGAAAGGCACGTGGCTCACGACGAAATACGTGGTGCCTGCCATGATTGCGGCTTCTCGAGGAAGCATCGTGAACTTCTCCTCGATTCATGGCATCACGGGCGGCAAGAGCGTTCCCCTCTATCATGCGACGAAGGGTGCGGTTCGACTGCTCACCAAGTCGGACGCCGCAACCTACGGTGAGTACGGGATCAGAGTGAACTCGATCCACCCCGGTTCTATGAATACGCGGATGAGCCGGACAGCGGCCGAGATGAGCATGGTCGGGCCCGAGGCCTACTACCGACAACTTGTCGAGGGCAATCCGCTGCGCAGGCAAGGCGAGCCAGAGGAGATCGCCTACGGCGTGCTCTACCTCGCCAGCGACGAATCACGGTTCACCACCGGTTCCGAACTCGTCATCGACGGAGGCTACACCGCAGTCTGAACAGAGAATCGGCACGGCCTCTGCCCACGGCATCTCGCCCAACCACAACCCCAAACTCAACCAACTACCGGCACCACGTCAAAGGAGACAGAATGTCCACCACAGTTGCACCATCGGCGATCCCTCAGCGCATGCCCAGGAAGGCCGCGGCGTCGGCTTTCGTCGGCAGCGCACTCGAGTACTACGACTTCTTCATCTACGGCTCGGCAGCAGCCCTCGTCTTCAATCACGTCTTCTTCTCGGCGGCGGATCCGGCGATGGCGACCATCGCGTCTCTCGCCACCTTCGGCGTGGGCTACGTGGCACGGCCGTTCGGCGGCCTCATTCTCGGCCACTTCGGAGACCGGATCGGCAGAAAGAGGGTCTTGATCCTCACGCTGGTGATCATGGGAGTTGCCAGTCTGG includes the following:
- a CDS encoding SDR family NAD(P)-dependent oxidoreductase, whose product is MNVTEMAQQARTAAGRVQGKIVIVTGGSGDLGGACVRLLARHGARVVSFDVTGPADPWEEAGVTSLELDITDPEQVERAVARVLEDVGIPDVLVNAAGIIGRAAPSHESTLEEFDRIFNVNVKGTWLTTKYVVPAMIAASRGSIVNFSSIHGITGGKSVPLYHATKGAVRLLTKSDAATYGEYGIRVNSIHPGSMNTRMSRTAAEMSMVGPEAYYRQLVEGNPLRRQGEPEEIAYGVLYLASDESRFTTGSELVIDGGYTAV